The genome window CGAGCACGCGTTCTTCCGGCCGGTCTGGTGGAACTCGCGCAGCGACTGCATGTGCTGGCCGGTCCACAACGACGCCACCGTCTGGCCCTCGCCGATTCGACCCGGGCTCAAGTGGCTCAGGTAGTCCGCGTCGCACGGGTTGACCCCACCGTCCCACCACACGTACATGCGCTCCCAGAGGATCGAGCACGGCACCGCGATGGGCTTCTCCGGCAGGTCATAAATGTTCAGCCGCTCGAAGACCGGGTTGACCCCGACCTCGTCCACCCGGTGGAGCCAGAACGCGCGGCTCGTGTCGATCCGCTGGTCCTCCCGCGTCACGACCATCGAGGCGCGCGTGACCGTCCGGTTCCCGGGGAACTCCTGGTCGCGCAGCTTCACGAAGGTCTCCACGTTGTTCAGCACCGCGTCGAAGTCCGCGCCCACCCGGATCTCGCCGTACACCTCGCGCTCCGCGGTGTCCACCGAGAAGACCACGAGGTCCGGGTCCGCCGCGAGGATGCGGCGGGACAGCTCCGGGGTCAGCTTG of Gemmatimonadales bacterium contains these proteins:
- a CDS encoding radical SAM/SPASM domain-containing protein, with protein sequence PAQFLAMLRNSLAQAHADHGRPQGREKDHFAMSELLVAHARGQRDVGEMARYLKYRYEFAVYPARKILKPFPIVLAVEPTSVCNLRCPMCFIVDPRLSRNRELNGMMKLELFQRVMDEAGEHGLNGLVMASRGEPTLNPAFPDMLAYARKRGVLDIKINTNATKLTPELSRRILAADPDLVVFSVDTAEREVYGEIRVGADFDAVLNNVETFVKLRDQEFPGNRTVTRASMVVTREDQRIDTSRAFWLHRVDEVGVNPVFERLNIYDLPEKPIAVPCSILWERMYVWWDGGVNPCDADYLSHLSPGRIGEGQTVASLWTGQHMQSLREFHQTGRKNACSPCNKCTGY